In one window of Cellulophaga sp. HaHa_2_95 DNA:
- a CDS encoding zinc-dependent metalloprotease produces the protein MFKTLMKRALLVLALVGCFSTTEAQIFKKKKNKSEQKSDQGKPKKGGIEAYEKVITKEAKTDKGLFDVHEVDSKFFYEIPDSLFNKEMLMVSRISKTANGLGFGGGKINTQVLRWEKKDKKVLLRVVSYDVIAADSLPVHEAVVNSNFEPVLYAFDIKALKKDSINPATVIEVGDLFEKDVNALGMPDFYRKRFKVSRLDNDRSYVESVKSYPLNIEARHVKTYLASAAPSNGDLGSISIEINNSMILLPAEPMKKRYYDERVGWFARGQVDYGLDAQESKTVTFLDRWRLEVKDEDLEKFKNGELVEPKKQIVYYIDRATPKEWVPFIKQGIEDWQVAFEAAGFKNAIIAKDPPSKEEDPEWSPEDVRYSVVRYLASPIPNANGPHVSDPRTGEILESDINWYHNVMTLLRNWYFVQTAAINEDARSVKFKNEVMGRLIRFVSSHEVGHTLGLPHNMGSSVAYPVDSLRSAAFTKKYGTAPSIMDYARFNYVAQPGDEGVALMPEIGIYDKYAISWGYRPISDKNAEEEKSVLDQWILAHAGDPLYRFGHQQAGDVVDPSSQTEDLGDDAVKASTYGIANLKRIVPNLATWIAEDGKKYDDLGTLYEQVLSQYNRYMGHVSNNIGGVYENYKTFDQEGAVYTPVAKERQKNSLAFVQKELFTTPEWLLDQDIFNKIEYSGSIERLRSIQVRTLDNILSLGKIARIIENETINGKESYSLTAMMKDLRTGIWSELSRGSKIDTYRRNLQKAHIDRLAYLMTAESQTKSRRSSPYVKSTPLNTSQSDVRSVARAELNILKRAINAAIGRTSDSMSKYHLQDAVVRIDQILDPK, from the coding sequence ATGTTCAAAACTCTCATGAAGCGGGCACTCCTTGTTCTCGCTCTCGTAGGTTGTTTTTCTACAACCGAAGCTCAAATTTTCAAAAAGAAGAAAAATAAATCAGAGCAAAAAAGCGATCAAGGCAAGCCTAAAAAAGGAGGCATTGAAGCTTATGAAAAAGTAATCACAAAAGAAGCTAAAACCGACAAAGGACTTTTTGATGTTCATGAAGTTGACAGCAAATTCTTTTATGAAATTCCAGACTCTCTCTTTAATAAAGAAATGTTAATGGTGAGCCGTATTTCCAAAACAGCCAACGGACTTGGTTTTGGTGGCGGAAAAATTAACACCCAAGTATTACGTTGGGAGAAGAAAGATAAAAAAGTATTACTACGTGTCGTTTCTTACGATGTTATTGCAGCAGATTCTTTACCGGTACATGAGGCTGTTGTAAATTCTAATTTTGAGCCTGTTTTATACGCTTTTGACATAAAAGCACTTAAAAAAGATTCAATAAACCCTGCTACTGTAATTGAAGTAGGAGATTTATTTGAAAAAGATGTAAATGCCTTGGGAATGCCTGACTTTTACAGAAAAAGATTTAAGGTTTCTCGTTTAGATAATGACAGAAGCTATGTAGAATCTGTTAAAAGTTACCCTTTAAATATTGAAGCTAGACATGTAAAAACATATTTAGCAAGTGCTGCACCTTCTAATGGTGATTTAGGTTCTATTTCTATTGAGATTAATAACTCTATGATTTTACTACCTGCAGAGCCTATGAAAAAACGTTACTATGACGAACGTGTAGGTTGGTTTGCTCGTGGTCAAGTAGATTATGGTTTAGATGCTCAAGAAAGTAAAACAGTAACCTTCTTAGACCGTTGGAGACTTGAAGTAAAAGATGAAGATCTTGAAAAGTTTAAAAATGGGGAACTTGTTGAACCAAAAAAACAAATTGTATACTATATAGACCGTGCTACACCAAAAGAATGGGTGCCATTTATTAAGCAAGGTATTGAAGATTGGCAAGTAGCTTTTGAAGCTGCAGGTTTTAAAAATGCTATTATTGCTAAAGATCCACCGAGTAAAGAAGAAGATCCTGAATGGTCTCCTGAAGATGTTCGGTATTCTGTAGTACGGTATTTAGCTTCTCCTATTCCTAATGCTAACGGTCCTCACGTAAGTGATCCTAGAACTGGTGAGATCTTAGAATCTGATATCAATTGGTATCATAATGTAATGACTTTATTGCGCAATTGGTATTTTGTACAAACTGCAGCCATAAATGAAGACGCTAGAAGCGTTAAGTTCAAAAATGAAGTTATGGGTAGATTAATTCGTTTTGTATCCTCTCATGAAGTAGGACACACTTTAGGGTTACCTCATAACATGGGAAGTAGTGTTGCATACCCAGTAGATTCTCTTCGTTCTGCAGCGTTTACTAAAAAATACGGGACGGCACCTTCTATTATGGATTATGCTCGTTTTAATTATGTAGCACAACCAGGCGATGAAGGTGTTGCATTAATGCCAGAGATTGGCATTTATGATAAATATGCTATTAGTTGGGGTTACCGACCAATTTCAGATAAGAATGCTGAAGAAGAAAAGTCTGTTCTAGATCAGTGGATCTTAGCGCATGCAGGAGATCCTTTATATAGATTTGGTCACCAACAAGCAGGTGATGTGGTAGATCCAAGTTCTCAAACAGAAGATTTAGGAGACGATGCCGTTAAAGCGAGTACTTACGGTATTGCAAACTTAAAGCGTATCGTTCCAAATTTAGCAACATGGATTGCCGAAGACGGTAAAAAATATGACGATTTAGGTACGCTTTATGAGCAAGTACTTTCACAGTACAACCGTTACATGGGACATGTTTCTAATAATATAGGAGGTGTTTATGAGAATTATAAAACTTTTGATCAAGAAGGAGCAGTATATACGCCTGTTGCCAAAGAGCGTCAAAAAAATAGTTTAGCTTTTGTTCAAAAAGAATTATTTACCACCCCAGAATGGTTATTGGACCAAGACATATTTAATAAAATTGAATATTCTGGTTCTATTGAACGCTTACGATCTATACAAGTTAGAACTTTAGATAATATTTTAAGTCTTGGAAAAATTGCCCGTATCATAGAGAATGAAACTATAAATGGCAAAGAGTCTTATTCCTTAACTGCTATGATGAAAGATCTTAGAACAGGGATCTGGTCAGAATTATCAAGAGGGAGTAAAATTGATACCTACCGTAGAAATTTACAAAAAGCACATATTGATCGCTTAGCTTATTTAATGACGGCTGAATCTCAAACAAAAAGTAGAAGATCTAGTCCGTATGTAAAATCTACGCCGCTTAATACAAGCCAATCAGATGTACGTTCCGTAGCTAGAGCCGAATTGAATATTTTAAAACGTGCAATAAATGCTGCTATTGGTAGAACGTCTGATAGTATGAGTAAATATCATTTACAAGATGCTGTGGTACGTATTGATCAGATTTTAGACCCAAAATAA
- a CDS encoding glucosaminidase domain-containing protein, with amino-acid sequence MIKKITLLLVLVFFAACKSHKRTVATTKKQGPYTSTTDTKAADASTADKDIYLLPEDSGKFIDFPISSVQEYINTFSEIAQFEMKAYGIPASITLAQGILESGYGRSTLVKKTNNHFGIKCHTGWEGDFDYHDDDEKGECFRKYNHPMYSFRDHSIFLTSRARYSFLFDLDNDDYRGWAHGLKQAGYATDRKYPSKLISFIEQYDLHQYDKLVNNQGYVSKKQPKTYDYKTHVVQKGDTLYSISRKYFVSVEELMKINKMNSSNLAIGQQLVVKSVKK; translated from the coding sequence ATGATTAAAAAAATAACACTTCTCTTAGTACTTGTTTTTTTTGCTGCCTGCAAGTCGCATAAAAGAACAGTGGCTACCACTAAAAAGCAAGGACCATATACGAGTACAACAGACACTAAGGCGGCAGATGCTAGTACAGCGGATAAGGACATTTACCTTCTTCCAGAAGATTCCGGAAAGTTTATAGATTTTCCTATAAGTTCTGTTCAAGAATATATCAATACATTTTCTGAAATAGCGCAGTTTGAAATGAAGGCTTACGGGATTCCGGCAAGTATTACACTTGCTCAGGGTATTCTAGAAAGCGGTTACGGACGTAGTACGTTGGTAAAGAAGACCAATAACCATTTTGGAATTAAATGCCATACGGGTTGGGAAGGCGATTTTGATTATCATGATGATGATGAGAAAGGAGAATGCTTTAGAAAGTACAACCACCCTATGTATTCTTTTAGAGATCACAGTATATTCTTAACTTCAAGAGCACGGTATTCCTTTCTTTTTGACTTAGATAATGACGATTATAGAGGTTGGGCACATGGATTAAAGCAGGCTGGTTATGCTACAGATAGAAAGTATCCTAGTAAACTAATTTCATTTATTGAGCAATATGATTTGCACCAATATGATAAGTTAGTTAATAACCAAGGATACGTCAGCAAGAAACAACCAAAGACCTACGACTATAAAACACACGTAGTTCAGAAGGGCGATACCTTATATTCTATTTCTAGAAAGTATTTTGTATCCGTAGAAGAACTAATGAAAATAAATAAAATGAACTCTAGCAATTTAGCTATTGGTCAACAACTGGTTGTAAAATCAGTAAAAAAATAG
- a CDS encoding GH1 family beta-glucosidase — MKTKNNTSKKTKFTSKKFGEDFVWGVSVAAYQIEGAHDKHDKSPSIWDSFTDQIGVIHKGENGNTACDFYHKYKEDILLMKAMNIPNFRFSLSWSRLLPMGTGEVSEKGIQFYNEVIDFCLEQKITPWVTLYHWDLPQVLQDQGGWTNRAIVSWFENFTKVCATHFGDRVKHWMVLNEPMVFTGAGHFLGVHAPGLKGLKNFLPAIHHAVLCQAAGGKLLRALVPNAVIGTTFSCSYITPIDKKKKNVLAAEKADALLNRLFIEPSLGLGYPAAAAPVLKKLNKYIQPGDLEDAVFEFDFIGIQNYTREVVKHSYFVPYLSAKIIEANKRNVQTTVMNWEVYPKSIYKMIKKFNGYEGVKKIIITENGAAFEDNVANGFVNDIERRNFFKQYLRQVYKAKEKGLKIDGYFVWTLMDNFEWAEGYKPRFGLVHVNFETQKRIIKSSGKWFAKFLKP, encoded by the coding sequence ATGAAGACTAAGAATAACACTTCAAAAAAAACTAAGTTCACGAGTAAGAAGTTCGGAGAAGATTTTGTTTGGGGAGTTTCTGTGGCGGCATATCAGATTGAAGGTGCTCATGACAAGCATGATAAAAGTCCTTCTATCTGGGATAGTTTTACAGATCAAATAGGCGTAATTCATAAAGGTGAAAATGGCAATACCGCCTGCGATTTTTATCATAAGTATAAGGAAGATATTTTGCTAATGAAAGCCATGAATATTCCTAATTTCAGATTTTCGCTCTCATGGTCTAGGTTATTGCCAATGGGTACTGGAGAAGTAAGTGAAAAAGGAATACAGTTTTATAATGAGGTGATAGATTTTTGCTTGGAACAAAAGATTACTCCTTGGGTAACGCTTTATCATTGGGATCTTCCTCAGGTTTTACAAGACCAAGGTGGTTGGACTAATAGAGCAATAGTGTCATGGTTTGAGAATTTCACGAAGGTCTGTGCCACTCATTTTGGAGACCGTGTAAAACACTGGATGGTGTTGAATGAGCCGATGGTATTTACAGGGGCAGGTCATTTTCTAGGGGTGCATGCACCTGGGCTTAAAGGCTTAAAAAATTTTTTACCAGCTATTCATCATGCGGTATTATGCCAAGCGGCAGGAGGTAAACTGCTAAGAGCATTGGTGCCTAATGCTGTAATTGGCACCACATTTAGCTGCTCTTATATTACTCCTATTGATAAGAAAAAGAAAAATGTTTTAGCAGCAGAAAAAGCAGATGCTTTATTAAATAGATTATTTATAGAGCCTTCATTAGGTTTAGGATATCCTGCAGCAGCGGCACCTGTTCTTAAAAAGCTAAATAAATACATACAGCCAGGAGATCTTGAAGATGCGGTTTTTGAGTTTGATTTTATTGGAATTCAGAACTACACCAGAGAAGTGGTAAAGCACAGTTATTTTGTACCTTATTTAAGTGCTAAAATAATTGAAGCGAATAAGCGCAACGTACAGACTACCGTAATGAATTGGGAGGTTTACCCTAAGAGTATCTATAAAATGATTAAGAAGTTTAATGGATATGAAGGAGTGAAAAAAATTATTATAACAGAAAATGGCGCTGCATTTGAAGATAATGTGGCCAATGGTTTTGTAAATGATATAGAACGAAGAAACTTTTTTAAGCAGTATTTGAGGCAAGTATATAAAGCCAAGGAAAAAGGATTAAAGATAGATGGTTACTTTGTGTGGACTTTGATGGATAATTTTGAATGGGCAGAAGGTTATAAACCGCGATTTGGACTTGTTCATGTTAATTTCGAAACTCAAAAAAGGATTATAAAATCTTCTGGGAAATGGTTTGCTAAGTTCTTGAAACCCTAA
- the lipB gene encoding lipoyl(octanoyl) transferase LipB — MNKFVVHKDLGLKDYKETWDYQEALFKSIIATKIRNRREELTLETTNYLLFVEHPHVYTLGKSGDMGNLLIDEAQLEAKGATFYKINRGGDITYHGPGQIVGYPILDLDNFFTDIHKYLRFLEEVVILTLQEYGLEAERSEGETGVWLDVGTPFARKICAMGVRASRWVTMHGFALNVNADLGYFDLMIPCGIKDKAVTSLNVELGQKEVAMEEVKEKLLKHFSVLFEAEFIQEKTEA, encoded by the coding sequence ATGAATAAGTTTGTTGTACATAAAGATTTAGGGCTAAAAGACTATAAGGAAACTTGGGATTACCAAGAGGCACTTTTTAAGTCTATTATAGCAACTAAAATTAGAAATAGAAGAGAAGAATTAACACTTGAGACTACAAATTACCTTCTTTTTGTAGAGCATCCTCATGTCTATACTTTAGGAAAAAGTGGTGATATGGGTAATCTTCTTATTGATGAAGCTCAACTAGAAGCAAAAGGTGCTACCTTTTACAAGATAAATAGAGGAGGGGATATTACTTATCATGGTCCAGGACAAATTGTAGGGTATCCGATTTTAGACTTAGATAATTTTTTTACGGACATTCACAAGTACCTTCGTTTCCTAGAAGAAGTAGTTATTCTAACCTTACAGGAGTATGGTCTTGAAGCGGAGCGCTCTGAAGGAGAAACAGGGGTTTGGCTCGATGTGGGCACCCCCTTCGCTCGTAAAATATGTGCCATGGGAGTCAGGGCTAGTAGATGGGTAACCATGCATGGTTTTGCACTAAATGTAAATGCAGATTTAGGGTATTTTGATTTAATGATACCTTGTGGAATAAAAGATAAAGCAGTGACTTCTTTAAATGTAGAATTAGGACAAAAAGAAGTAGCTATGGAAGAGGTGAAAGAAAAGCTGTTAAAGCATTTTTCTGTTTTATTCGAGGCAGAATTTATACAAGAAAAAACCGAGGCCTAG
- a CDS encoding glycosyltransferase family protein translates to MKVLYAIQGTGNGHLSRARDIIPILLKKDIELDLLLSGTQADIDIPYPVKYQFQGLSFIFGKKGGVDLWKTYIRANSRRLQKEIKSLPIEDYDLIINDFEPVSAWACKLKNKPCISVSHQAAVLMKGSPKPHKPDPLGHLILRRYAPTTKQYGFHFSNFNPSIYTPVIRQDIRNAKVEVRNHYTVYLPSYSDEKILKMLSKVPDATWEVFSKHNKELVTCGNVTIKPITNDAFIASMAASLGVLCGAGFETPAEALFLRKKLLVIPMKGQYEQQCNAAALKKLGVPVMRSLKTKHLRRIKKWIANDTRVVVNYPDLTEEIIDTVLSENLKPR, encoded by the coding sequence ATGAAAGTATTATATGCAATTCAAGGAACCGGAAATGGCCATTTAAGTAGAGCTCGCGATATTATTCCAATTTTATTAAAGAAAGATATAGAGCTAGATCTTTTGTTGAGTGGTACACAGGCCGATATTGATATTCCGTATCCTGTTAAATACCAATTCCAAGGTTTAAGTTTTATTTTTGGAAAGAAGGGAGGGGTAGACCTATGGAAAACCTACATTAGAGCCAATTCAAGGAGACTTCAAAAAGAAATTAAGAGTTTGCCCATTGAAGACTATGATCTTATTATAAACGATTTTGAACCAGTTTCTGCTTGGGCATGCAAGCTAAAGAATAAACCCTGTATCAGTGTCAGTCATCAGGCCGCAGTTTTAATGAAGGGCAGTCCTAAGCCTCACAAGCCAGATCCGTTAGGGCATTTGATATTAAGACGCTATGCACCTACCACAAAACAATACGGGTTTCATTTTAGCAATTTTAATCCGAGTATTTATACGCCTGTTATTCGTCAAGATATTCGTAATGCTAAAGTTGAAGTAAGGAATCACTATACAGTGTACTTACCTTCCTATAGCGATGAAAAAATATTAAAAATGCTTTCAAAAGTGCCTGATGCTACTTGGGAAGTGTTTTCAAAACATAATAAGGAATTGGTAACTTGTGGTAATGTGACAATTAAGCCTATTACAAATGATGCATTTATAGCAAGTATGGCTGCGAGTTTAGGTGTATTGTGTGGAGCTGGCTTTGAAACGCCTGCAGAAGCACTATTCTTACGTAAAAAGCTTTTGGTAATCCCTATGAAAGGGCAATACGAACAACAGTGCAACGCTGCGGCTCTTAAAAAATTAGGAGTTCCTGTGATGCGTTCTTTAAAGACAAAACATTTAAGACGCATAAAAAAATGGATTGCCAATGACACGAGAGTAGTAGTTAACTATCCTGATCTCACAGAAGAAATAATAGATACTGTACTATCAGAGAATTTGAAGCCACGCTAA
- a CDS encoding YqaE/Pmp3 family membrane protein, translating to MSIWRVLLAIFFPPLAVIGKGCGSIVIVFLLTLCGWVPGVIAALVILNNPDN from the coding sequence ATGAGTATTTGGAGAGTTCTTTTAGCTATTTTTTTCCCACCGCTAGCCGTAATTGGTAAAGGTTGTGGTTCTATTGTTATCGTTTTTTTATTAACTCTTTGCGGGTGGGTGCCAGGCGTTATTGCGGCTTTAGTTATCTTAAATAACCCCGATAATTAG
- the hemL gene encoding glutamate-1-semialdehyde 2,1-aminomutase, which produces MLYKRSSELFNEAQEYIPGGVNSPVRAFKAVGGTPVFVKEAKGAYFTDEDGNKFIDYIASWGPLILGHAYEPVINAVIEKAKKGTSFGMPTEIETELAKLAVSMVPNIDKIRFVNSGTEACMSAVRLARGYTGKDKIIKFSGCYHGHSDSFLIQAGSGAVTFGSPNSPGVTEGTAKDTLLANYNDLESVQTLVDANKREIAAIIIEPIAGNMGCIIPQEDFMKGLRALCTKEGILLIFDEVMTGFRLAKGGAQEVLGINADIVTFGKVIGGGLPVGAFAARNEIMAKLAPDGPVYQAGTLSGNPLAMSAGLAMLTALNTNPNIFRSLADKTAYLHKGLEKVLKDNGIKHQINRFGSMISVHFTATPVVDFASSAEGNNETFKKYFHGMLRNGIYLPPSAFESYFLNDALSYEDLDATIKALESIVDELK; this is translated from the coding sequence ATGCTATATAAAAGAAGTAGTGAACTTTTTAATGAAGCCCAAGAATATATTCCTGGCGGTGTAAACTCTCCAGTAAGAGCTTTTAAAGCGGTAGGCGGAACACCAGTTTTTGTAAAAGAAGCTAAAGGAGCTTATTTCACAGATGAAGATGGTAATAAATTTATAGATTATATCGCATCATGGGGTCCATTAATATTAGGCCACGCTTATGAGCCTGTTATAAATGCAGTCATTGAAAAAGCTAAAAAAGGAACCTCTTTTGGGATGCCAACAGAAATAGAAACGGAATTGGCAAAATTGGCAGTTTCTATGGTGCCTAATATTGATAAAATTAGATTTGTAAATAGCGGTACAGAAGCATGTATGAGTGCGGTACGTTTAGCTAGAGGATATACAGGAAAAGATAAAATCATTAAATTTTCTGGTTGTTACCACGGGCATTCAGACTCTTTCTTAATTCAAGCGGGTAGTGGAGCCGTTACTTTTGGTAGTCCTAATAGTCCAGGGGTAACAGAAGGTACAGCAAAAGATACCTTATTGGCTAATTATAATGATTTAGAGAGTGTCCAAACTTTAGTGGATGCTAATAAACGAGAAATTGCAGCGATAATTATTGAACCGATTGCGGGGAATATGGGATGCATTATTCCTCAAGAAGACTTTATGAAAGGCTTGAGAGCGCTGTGTACAAAAGAAGGTATTCTTTTAATTTTTGATGAGGTCATGACCGGCTTTAGATTGGCGAAAGGTGGTGCTCAAGAAGTGTTGGGGATTAATGCAGATATTGTAACCTTTGGAAAAGTAATTGGAGGTGGGCTTCCTGTAGGAGCTTTTGCTGCACGTAATGAAATTATGGCAAAATTAGCGCCAGACGGACCCGTATATCAAGCAGGAACATTAAGTGGTAATCCTTTAGCAATGAGTGCTGGTTTGGCAATGCTAACAGCTTTAAATACCAATCCTAATATCTTTAGAAGCCTTGCCGATAAAACAGCATACTTACACAAAGGATTAGAAAAGGTATTGAAAGATAACGGTATTAAACATCAGATCAATAGATTTGGTAGTATGATTTCTGTGCACTTTACTGCGACTCCTGTAGTAGATTTTGCTTCATCTGCAGAAGGCAATAATGAGACGTTCAAAAAATATTTTCATGGCATGTTACGCAACGGTATCTATTTACCGCCAAGTGCTTTTGAGAGTTATTTTTTAAATGACGCCTTATCTTATGAAGATTTAGATGCAACGATAAAAGCTTTAGAGAGTATCGTAGACGAATTGAAATAG
- the lysS gene encoding lysine--tRNA ligase, whose protein sequence is MQLTEQEVIRRDKLTKLRELGIDPYPAALYPVDTTSKSIKTDYEEGKKVIVAGRLMRKKIQGKASFAALQDSEGRVQLYFNRDEICPEDDHSKYNDIFKKLTDLGDIIGVEGELFTTQVGEKTVLVKDFTILCKSLRPLPLPKVDPDGKVHDEFNDPELRYRQRYVDLIVNPSVKQTFIKRTKITNSIRQFFNDREYLEVETPILQPIPGGASARPFLTHHNALNIPLYLRIANELYLKRLIVGGFDGVYEFSKDFRNEGMDRTHNPEFTVMELYVAYKDYNWMMDMTEQLLEKVAIDANDTSKVTVGKNEIEFKAPYPRVPILEAIKEHTGYDVAGMDEVELREVGKKLGLEVDETMGVGKLIDEIFGEKCEHLYIQPTFITDYPKEMSPLTKQHRDNPALTERFELMVNGKELANCYSELNDAIDQRERFEEQLKLSAKGDDEAMFIDQDFIRALEYGMPPTAGIGIGIDRLVMLMTNNSSIQEVLFFPQMRPEKKALELSDNEKIIFEILKKKREMPLAVLKAEADLSNKAWDKSIKALGKMGVLKVTKTETDLIAALKE, encoded by the coding sequence ATGCAACTCACAGAACAAGAGGTAATCCGAAGAGATAAATTAACCAAATTAAGAGAATTAGGTATTGATCCTTATCCTGCTGCTTTATACCCAGTAGATACAACTTCAAAAAGTATTAAAACTGACTATGAAGAAGGTAAAAAGGTAATTGTTGCCGGTCGCTTAATGCGTAAAAAAATACAAGGAAAAGCTTCTTTTGCCGCTTTACAAGATAGTGAAGGGCGTGTGCAATTGTATTTTAATAGAGATGAAATTTGCCCTGAAGATGATCATTCTAAATACAATGACATCTTTAAAAAATTAACAGATTTAGGTGATATTATTGGTGTAGAAGGAGAGCTTTTTACCACTCAAGTAGGAGAAAAAACGGTACTCGTAAAAGACTTTACTATTCTTTGTAAATCTTTACGCCCGTTACCTTTACCTAAAGTTGATCCTGATGGTAAAGTGCATGATGAATTTAATGATCCGGAATTACGTTACCGTCAGCGTTACGTAGATCTAATCGTAAATCCGTCTGTAAAGCAAACTTTCATTAAAAGAACTAAAATCACAAATAGTATTCGTCAGTTTTTTAATGATCGCGAATATTTAGAAGTAGAAACTCCTATCCTACAACCCATTCCTGGTGGTGCATCTGCGCGCCCGTTTCTAACACACCACAATGCATTAAATATTCCGTTATACTTACGTATTGCGAACGAGCTTTATTTAAAAAGACTAATTGTTGGTGGTTTTGATGGGGTCTATGAATTTTCTAAAGATTTTAGAAATGAAGGTATGGACCGTACCCATAATCCAGAATTTACAGTAATGGAACTTTATGTTGCTTACAAAGATTACAATTGGATGATGGATATGACAGAGCAACTTTTAGAGAAAGTAGCTATAGACGCTAATGATACTTCAAAAGTTACTGTGGGTAAAAATGAAATAGAATTTAAAGCTCCGTACCCTAGAGTACCCATTCTTGAAGCTATAAAAGAGCATACAGGATATGATGTTGCCGGTATGGATGAAGTAGAATTAAGAGAAGTTGGTAAAAAATTAGGATTAGAAGTAGACGAAACAATGGGGGTAGGAAAACTTATTGATGAAATCTTCGGAGAAAAATGTGAGCACTTATATATTCAACCAACATTTATTACCGATTACCCTAAAGAAATGAGTCCGCTTACCAAACAGCATAGAGATAATCCTGCACTTACGGAGCGTTTTGAGCTAATGGTAAATGGAAAAGAATTAGCAAATTGCTATTCGGAGTTAAACGATGCTATAGATCAAAGAGAACGTTTTGAAGAGCAATTGAAATTATCTGCTAAAGGAGATGATGAAGCTATGTTTATAGATCAAGATTTTATTCGTGCTTTGGAATATGGTATGCCTCCTACTGCTGGTATTGGTATTGGTATTGACCGCTTGGTCATGCTGATGACTAATAATTCATCAATACAAGAAGTATTATTCTTCCCACAAATGAGACCAGAGAAAAAAGCTTTAGAACTTTCTGATAATGAAAAAATAATTTTCGAAATCTTAAAAAAGAAGCGAGAAATGCCATTAGCTGTTCTTAAAGCTGAAGCAGATTTAAGTAATAAAGCTTGGGATAAGAGCATAAAAGCTTTAGGAAAAATGGGCGTATTAAAAGTTACCAAAACAGAAACTGATTTAATTGCTGCACTAAAAGAATAA